A genome region from Streptomyces sp. S4.7 includes the following:
- a CDS encoding nucleotidyltransferase domain-containing protein, with the protein MNAVSDTARDDSRAFLDRTADRLAALPAVKAVTLGGSRAQGTERPDSDWDLAVYYEAGGAEVFDPADLRAVGWDGEVSEIGGWGGGVFNGGAWLTVEGRSVDVHYRDLAVVGHELAEAEAGRFHLEPLMFHLAGIPSYLVVAELGINRVLRGELPRPEYPAALRETAPERWLGDARMTLGYTKANHVPYGRLTEVVGNLAIAATQTAHAVLAARGEWVTNEKTLLRRAGLRDVDMITSELSTDPGELAGSVAEAEALFASVSAY; encoded by the coding sequence ATGAACGCAGTCAGTGACACCGCCCGTGACGACAGCCGCGCGTTTCTCGACCGCACCGCCGATCGCCTCGCCGCGCTGCCGGCCGTCAAGGCCGTGACGCTCGGCGGCTCACGTGCCCAGGGCACCGAACGGCCTGACAGTGACTGGGACTTGGCCGTCTACTACGAGGCCGGGGGCGCGGAGGTCTTCGACCCGGCCGATCTGCGGGCCGTGGGCTGGGACGGTGAGGTCTCCGAGATCGGCGGCTGGGGTGGCGGAGTCTTCAACGGGGGCGCGTGGCTGACGGTCGAGGGCCGCAGTGTCGACGTGCACTACCGGGATCTCGCCGTGGTCGGGCACGAACTGGCCGAGGCGGAAGCGGGCCGCTTCCATCTGGAGCCGCTGATGTTCCACCTCGCGGGCATTCCCAGCTATCTGGTCGTCGCCGAACTCGGCATCAACCGGGTACTGCGGGGTGAGCTCCCCCGACCCGAGTACCCGGCGGCGCTGCGCGAGACGGCGCCGGAGCGCTGGCTCGGCGACGCGCGCATGACGCTCGGCTACACGAAGGCCAATCATGTCCCGTACGGGCGGCTCACCGAGGTCGTCGGCAATCTCGCCATCGCGGCGACGCAGACGGCGCACGCCGTGCTGGCGGCGCGCGGCGAGTGGGTGACGAACGAGAAGACGCTGCTGCGGCGGGCCGGACTGCGGGACGTCGACATGATCACGTCGGAGCTGAGCACCGACCCCGGGGAGCTTGCGGGGTCGGTCGCCGAGGCCGAGGCGCTGTTCGCCTCGGTGTCCGCGTACTGA
- a CDS encoding site-specific integrase gives MAGTAICRDCAGISRDFFCDRCGFEGLLLGGRLCERCTLSDQLTALLDDGTGCIHPQLIPLHQLLVSLDRPKSRLIWLRNRQVPALLRDLATGTVPLTHDAIQALPNWRTAAYLRDLLMDSGVLPHLDRRLLLFERWLAQRIATTADTEHARILQHFATWHQLRKLRAKAAKGPLGTSTTQECRQQITQAGAFLVWLAARHVALSACTQTDLDAWHAEKYATRRPAQAFLRWCMETRRMPRLIIPNHPTTNPHPMGQHQRVTALQRVLADDSTALRVRVAACLVLLFAQPVSRIVRMTTDDVLRDGQCVTLRLGDPPTPAPEPVADLLLDYLQALPASTPAINQNSPWLFPGRRASQPMNPATLRDALRKLGIPVEKGRTSAIRQLVLQAPAPVIAQALGYHDKSTTRIANDAGAPWKNYAPGDHNRRSPRLR, from the coding sequence GTGGCGGGAACCGCGATCTGCCGGGATTGCGCAGGCATCAGCCGCGACTTCTTCTGCGACCGCTGCGGCTTCGAGGGCCTACTCCTGGGCGGACGGCTCTGCGAACGCTGCACCCTCTCCGACCAGCTCACCGCCCTCCTGGACGACGGCACCGGCTGCATCCACCCACAGTTGATCCCGCTGCACCAGCTTCTGGTGAGCCTGGACCGTCCGAAGAGTCGGCTTATCTGGCTCCGCAACCGGCAAGTCCCGGCACTCCTGCGAGACCTCGCCACCGGAACAGTGCCACTCACACACGACGCCATCCAGGCCCTGCCGAACTGGCGGACCGCCGCCTACCTGCGCGACCTGCTCATGGACAGCGGCGTCCTGCCTCACCTCGACCGGCGACTCCTTCTGTTCGAGCGGTGGCTCGCCCAGCGAATCGCCACCACCGCCGACACCGAACACGCCCGCATACTCCAGCACTTCGCCACCTGGCACCAGCTTCGCAAGCTCCGAGCCAAGGCGGCCAAGGGCCCGTTGGGCACGAGTACGACGCAGGAATGCCGCCAGCAGATCACCCAGGCTGGTGCCTTCCTGGTCTGGCTCGCCGCCCGGCACGTCGCGCTGAGCGCCTGCACCCAGACCGATCTCGATGCCTGGCACGCGGAGAAGTACGCCACCCGGCGACCTGCCCAGGCGTTCTTGCGATGGTGCATGGAGACCCGCCGGATGCCGCGGCTGATCATCCCGAACCACCCGACCACCAACCCCCACCCGATGGGCCAACACCAGCGCGTCACCGCCCTGCAACGGGTCCTCGCCGACGACAGCACCGCGCTGAGAGTCCGGGTCGCGGCCTGTCTGGTCCTGCTGTTCGCCCAACCCGTCAGCCGCATCGTTCGCATGACCACCGACGACGTTCTCCGCGACGGCCAGTGCGTCACACTCCGCCTTGGCGACCCGCCCACTCCAGCCCCTGAGCCGGTGGCCGACCTCCTGCTCGACTACCTCCAAGCGCTGCCCGCCAGCACCCCCGCCATCAACCAGAACTCGCCCTGGCTGTTCCCCGGTCGCCGAGCGAGCCAGCCCATGAACCCCGCCACCCTGCGCGACGCACTACGAAAACTCGGCATCCCTGTCGAGAAAGGCCGCACCTCGGCCATTCGCCAGCTCGTCCTCCAGGCCCCGGCGCCCGTCATCGCCCAGGCACTGGGCTACCACGACAAGAGCACCACCCGCATCGCCAACGACGCCGGAGCCCCCTGGAAGAACTACGCACCCGGCGACCACAACCGGCGATCTCCACGGCTCCGGTGA
- a CDS encoding amino acid transporter, producing the protein MTRLRAPFGRWDPASLSEVVARFSGLESCWWVAGGFAIELAVGRRIRSHGDIDVLLLRRDQLVAQQALSGWQWWAADPPGSLRPWALDEVLSLEVHDIWCRPGPDDPWRIQIMIDESCGQEWVSRRDPRVRRPISMLGMTSADGVPFLALDVQLYYKAKTPRPKDEEDFDAALPVLTDQQRSWLVDAISKTYGPHPWIKRLQA; encoded by the coding sequence ATGACACGTCTCCGGGCTCCGTTTGGCAGGTGGGATCCCGCCTCTCTGAGCGAGGTTGTCGCGAGGTTCTCCGGCTTGGAGTCCTGCTGGTGGGTGGCTGGGGGCTTCGCGATCGAGCTCGCGGTGGGCCGCCGAATCCGGAGCCATGGGGACATCGATGTCCTGTTGCTGCGGCGTGATCAGCTCGTGGCCCAGCAGGCTCTGTCGGGCTGGCAATGGTGGGCCGCCGATCCACCGGGAAGCCTGCGTCCGTGGGCGTTGGACGAGGTCTTGTCGCTGGAAGTTCACGACATCTGGTGCCGGCCCGGGCCCGACGATCCCTGGCGTATCCAGATCATGATCGACGAGTCCTGCGGCCAGGAATGGGTGTCACGGCGTGACCCCCGGGTGCGTAGGCCGATCAGCATGCTGGGGATGACCTCGGCTGACGGTGTTCCCTTTCTCGCCCTGGACGTGCAGCTCTACTACAAAGCCAAGACACCTCGGCCCAAGGACGAAGAGGACTTCGACGCTGCGCTGCCCGTGCTCACGGATCAGCAGCGAAGCTGGCTCGTCGATGCGATCTCCAAGACGTACGGACCTCACCCTTGGATCAAGCGCCTGCAGGCGTAA
- a CDS encoding helix-turn-helix transcriptional regulator: MKRQVSYQWRLREVMATRGIFAASDLSPLLAERGIELSSVQVWRLVTQTPERLSLPVLAALCDILDVTPTDLIATRAENVAPRRTAASGGADVVDLANTIRPKRARITPDS; the protein is encoded by the coding sequence ATGAAACGCCAGGTCAGCTACCAGTGGCGACTGCGCGAGGTGATGGCCACCCGCGGCATCTTCGCCGCCTCCGACCTCTCCCCGCTGCTCGCCGAACGCGGCATCGAGCTGTCCTCGGTCCAGGTCTGGCGCCTGGTCACCCAGACTCCCGAACGGCTCTCCCTGCCGGTCCTGGCCGCGCTCTGCGACATCCTCGACGTCACCCCCACCGACCTGATCGCCACCCGGGCCGAGAACGTCGCCCCGCGCCGCACCGCCGCCTCCGGCGGCGCCGACGTCGTGGACCTGGCCAACACCATCCGGCCCAAGCGCGCCCGGATCACCCCCGACTCGTGA
- a CDS encoding glycoside hydrolase family 13 protein: protein MSVAGEGAAGPWWRDAVCYEIHPRSFADSDGDGTGDLPGATARLPYLRDLGVDAVWLTPFYPSPLADAGYDIADHTAVAPDLGTLGDFDTFAERAHALGLKVLVDLVPNHTSDAHPWFREALAAPAGGAVRDRYLFRPGRGARGQEPPSDWRSAFGGPAWTSTGDGDWYLHLHAPEQPDLNWHHPDVAADFERILRFWLDHGVDGFRVDVAHALFKDPALPDAGPGQHQDPARNHLMPYYDREELHPLYRSWQALLAAHPAGPPGSAPPGERLLVAEAAVFDPARLARYVRPGEMGQCFNFAFLECPWEPAAIRAVVTRSVDAMAAVGAPVTWVLSSHDAVRPATRYGGGPAGVRRARAAALLMLALPGTAYVYQGEELGLPQVELADDRLRDPLWRRSGGVERGRDGCRVPLSWEGGRPPYGFSSAPAADCWFPQPEGWEGLTADAERDDPESMLTLYRAALRLRRSDTSRAVADGAALRLLSPPGASHLTFDRGDGLLCAVNFGAAPLPLPEGFGTAEVALASGRLTDEGWLPADTAVWLRRAGR from the coding sequence ATGAGCGTCGCGGGGGAGGGGGCGGCCGGGCCGTGGTGGCGCGACGCCGTCTGCTATGAGATCCACCCCCGCTCCTTCGCGGACTCCGACGGCGACGGAACCGGCGATCTGCCCGGTGCCACCGCCCGGCTGCCGTACCTGCGCGACCTCGGCGTGGACGCCGTATGGCTCACGCCGTTCTACCCCTCCCCGCTCGCCGACGCGGGCTACGACATCGCCGACCACACCGCGGTCGCGCCCGACCTCGGCACCCTCGGCGATTTCGACACCTTCGCGGAGCGGGCACACGCGCTGGGGCTCAAGGTGCTGGTGGACCTGGTCCCCAACCACACCTCCGACGCGCACCCCTGGTTCCGCGAGGCACTGGCGGCGCCGGCGGGCGGCGCGGTCCGGGACCGCTATCTGTTCCGGCCGGGCCGTGGCGCACGGGGCCAGGAGCCGCCCAGCGACTGGCGATCCGCGTTCGGCGGCCCCGCGTGGACATCCACAGGCGACGGGGACTGGTATCTGCATCTGCACGCGCCCGAGCAGCCCGACCTCAACTGGCACCACCCCGATGTGGCCGCCGACTTCGAACGGATCCTCCGCTTCTGGCTGGACCACGGCGTGGACGGCTTCCGTGTCGACGTCGCGCACGCCCTGTTCAAGGACCCCGCCCTGCCGGACGCGGGCCCCGGCCAGCACCAGGACCCGGCGCGCAACCATCTGATGCCGTACTACGACCGTGAGGAACTGCACCCCCTCTACCGGAGCTGGCAGGCCCTGCTCGCCGCTCACCCCGCCGGGCCGCCGGGCTCCGCGCCGCCGGGTGAGCGCCTGCTCGTCGCCGAGGCTGCCGTCTTCGACCCCGCCCGGCTCGCGCGCTACGTACGCCCCGGCGAGATGGGACAGTGCTTCAACTTCGCGTTCCTGGAGTGCCCGTGGGAGCCCGCCGCGATCCGCGCCGTCGTGACGCGGTCCGTCGACGCCATGGCGGCCGTGGGCGCGCCCGTGACCTGGGTGCTCTCCAGCCATGACGCGGTCCGCCCGGCCACCCGGTACGGCGGCGGTCCGGCCGGGGTGCGCCGGGCGCGGGCCGCCGCGCTGCTCATGCTGGCCCTGCCCGGTACGGCGTACGTCTACCAGGGCGAGGAACTGGGCCTGCCCCAGGTGGAGTTGGCGGACGACCGGCTTCGCGACCCGCTGTGGCGGAGGTCGGGCGGCGTCGAGCGGGGGAGGGACGGCTGCCGCGTCCCGCTGTCCTGGGAGGGCGGCCGGCCCCCGTACGGATTCTCCTCGGCTCCCGCGGCCGACTGCTGGTTTCCACAGCCGGAGGGCTGGGAGGGGCTGACGGCGGACGCCGAACGCGACGATCCGGAGTCGATGCTCACGCTGTACCGCGCGGCCCTGCGGCTTCGGCGGTCCGACACCTCGCGGGCGGTGGCGGACGGTGCCGCGCTGCGGCTGCTGTCACCGCCGGGCGCCTCGCACCTGACGTTCGACCGGGGCGACGGGCTGCTGTGCGCCGTCAACTTCGGCGCGGCTCCACTTCCGCTGCCGGAGGGCTTCGGGACAGCGGAAGTGGCGCTGGCGAGCGGGCGGTTGACGGACGAGGGGTGGTTGCCGGCGGACACCGCCGTATGGCTGCGACGGGCCGGGCGCTGA